One Mustelus asterias chromosome 12, sMusAst1.hap1.1, whole genome shotgun sequence genomic region harbors:
- the mrpl58 gene encoding large ribosomal subunit protein mL62 produces MLGRTGRSAGAMLCAGAQLLRISASLLRSRARLLQREYRSAYSLEVLYPKSRADYSGSGGRRHEEDGSLENSCSTNIPVDRLTVTYCRSSGPGGQNVNKVNTKAEVRFHVATANWLSEDVRGAISTKHQNRINRAGQLIVTSDSSRYQMRNLANCLQKIRDIVAAASQKPKQPSKEEAENRRMRVESMQRERLRQKRIQSAIKRDRQVGLD; encoded by the exons ATGTTGGGAAGGACAGGCCGGTCGGCGGGCGCCATGTTGTGTGCCGGGGCCCAGTTGCTGCGGATTTCGGCCTCTCTCCTGCGCTCCCGGGCCCGGCTGCTCCAGCGCGAATACCGCAGCGCCTACAGCCTGGAGGTGCTTTACCCAAAGAGCAGAGCGGATTACAGCGGGAGCGGAGGCCGCCGGCACGAGGAG GATGGATCGTTAGAGAATTCCTGCAGTACAAATATACCCGTAG ACCGTCTCACAGTGACATACTGTCGGAGCAGTGGACCCGGAGGGCAGAATGTCAACAAGG TGAACACTAAAGCGGAGGTGAGGTTCCATGTTGCGACTGCAAACTGGCtttctgaagatgtgcggggtgCAATCTCTACCAAG CACCAGAACAGAATCAATCGAGCCGGGCAGCTGATTGTCACTTCAGACTCCAGCAGATACCAGATGAGAAACCTCGCTAATTGTCTGCAAAAGATTCGTGACATTGTGGCAGCAGCGAGTCAGAAACCCAAGCAGCCATCCAAAGAGGAAGCTGAGAATCGGAGAATGAG GGTGGAGAGTATGCAACGGGAACGATTACGACAGAAGAGGATCCAGTCTGCCATCAAACGAGACCGACAGGTGGGATTGGACTGA